TTCTTTCACAAACCCAAAAGATTGGTGGTAGTCGCTAACAAAATCGGCAAATCTGATCACGTCATCATCAAATACGGCAATGTTGCCCGAAGTCTGGTAAGCAACATGCACTTCGTGCCCCTGATCGTGCAGACGGATCAGGGTACCTCCCATGGAAATGACATCGTCATCCGGGTGCGGGCTGAAGATCAGTACCCGCTTTTTGGCAGGTTCGGCACGCTCAGGGCGGTGGCTGTCATCTACATGTGGCTTGCCTCCGGGCCAACCGGTGATGGTGTGTTGCAGTTCGTTAAATATCCTGATGTTAATGTCATAGGCCGGCCCAAAGTTGGCAACAAGGTCGCTGAGGCCATTGTCATTGTAGTCACGGTCCGTGAGCTTCAGAATGGGTTTATCCACTTTAGCACACAGGTTGATCACTGCTTTTCTTTGAAGCTCAGCCGTCCAGGTGCAGTCGCTCACCATCCATGGCTGACCGATCCTTACGAGCTCATCACCCGCTGCTGTATCCAGTACTGCCAGTACGTTGGGGTGGTTTTGAAGAAATGTGGCCGGCACTTCATGGCTGGGTTCTCCTTCTACCGCCCGTTTGATGATGCTAGCCTTGCCTTCCCCCCATGCCATGAGGATAATGCGACTGGCTTCCATGATGGTGCCTACACCCATAGTGATGGCTTTTCGGGGAACATTCTCTTCTCCGAAAAAGTCACTGGCAGCGTCTACTTTAGTGACGTGGTCAAGGGTGATCAACCGGGTTTTGCTGGTAATGGTGGAGCCCGGCTCATTGAACCCGATGTGGCCTGTTCGTCCTATTCCTAATATTTGCAGGTCGAGCCCTCCGTAGGAAGCGATCTTATTTTCATATTCAACACAATAAGCTGCGACCTCTTCAGCAGGCAGGGTGCCGTCAGGGATGTGAATGTTGGCAGCCGGAATATCGATATGGTCAAACAGGTGCTCATTCATAAACCTGACATAGCTCTGTAACGAGTCCGGGGTTATCGGATAGTACTCATCCAGATTGAAGGTGACTACGTTTTTAAAACTGAGGCCTTCTTCGCGGTGCAGCCTGACCAGCTCTGCATAAACTTTGGTAGGCGTGGAGCCTGTTGCCAGGCCCAGCACGCACTTACCCCCCTTTGAATCTTTTTCCCTGATCAACCCGGCTATCTCCTGCGCTACGGCTGCAGAGGCATCGATAGGGTCGTCATAAACCTTGACGGGGATCTTTTCAAACATATTTTTATCCCCTGACAATTGACTTGCATTAGTGGTTTTCTGTGTCATTCTTTAAATCTTTTTCAAGTCCTGAATAAGGATAGTTCTTACTTTCTACGGCCCATTTCCGGTTAATTTCGGGACCCATTACAAATTTCAGGGTACCTCCACCCATTAATTCACCGTGTTTGATATATGACCTTTCCAATGGCTGGCCGTTGAGTTCAACGGTTTGAACGTAGGTGTTTTTCCCTCCCAGACCTTCTGCTATAATTTCAAACTGCTTATCGTCTGGCAGATTGATGGCTACCTTTTCGAACATCGGCGTGCCTATAACATACATACTGTTGGCAGGGTTGACGGGGTAAAAACCCAGTGATGAAAAAACATACCATGCCGACATCTGGCCGCAGTCTTCATTACCGCAAAGGCCTGCAGGTTCGTTACTGTATAGTTCTCCTGTTATTTTTTGTACTGTTTCCTGTGTTTTCCAGGGTTGCCCTGCAAAGTTGTAGAGGTACGCAATGTGGTGGCTGGGTTCGTTACCGTGGGCGTACTGCCCGATAAGACCGGAAATATCAGCAGAAATATTTTCTCCATGGATCTCTGAGCTTTCGCTAAACAGCGAATCGAGCATTTTTACAAACGGCTGCTCACCGCCCATCAAACTGATCAGCCCTTCCACATCGTGGGGTACAAACCAACTATGCTGCCAGGCGTTGCCTTCGGTGTATTCTGCATCTACCCGGTGCGAGGAGTATTTGGGATCAAAGGGCTCTTTCCATGTTCCATCCGCAAGTTTTCCTCTCATGAATTTGGTTGTGGAATCATACAGGTGCCTGTAACTCTGCGATCTCTTCATGAAGTATTCATAATCTTCCTGCTTGTCCATCAGCTTGGCGATCTGCGCTATACACCAGTCATCATAGGCATACTCCAGGTTTTTGGTTACGGATTCGTTTTCAAAGTTGGCCGGGATGTAGCCATACTCTTTGTAAAAATTAACCCCGCGAATGTCTTGCATGGCACTCTTTTTCATGGCTTCGTACGCTTTGGCTTTATTAAAGCCACTAAACCCTTTGAGCCAGGCATCAGTAATCACCGGAATGGCATGGTAGCCTGTCATGGTATTGGTCTCGTTGCCGGTCAGCTCCCACACGGGCAGCAGGCCATACTCGTCGTAGTGACTCAGCATGGAATTGATAAAGTCATTTACCCTTTCCGGCTGGGTGATGGTGAAGAGTGGGTGAGCTGCCCTGAATGTGTCCCACAGAGAAAAGATCGAGTATTTGGTATAGTCTTCTACCTGGTGCAGTTCACCATCGGCACCTTTGTATTTTCCTTTGAGGTCTGAATAGAGCACCGGGGCCAGGCTAGTGTGATAAAGCGCTGTATAAAAAGTTTCGAGGGCATCTTTATCTTCACTTTGCACTTGTATTTTGCTCAGCTCTGCCTCCCATTTATCCGAAGCTTCTTTTCTCGTACGCTGAAAGTCCCAGTGATCAATTTCGGAAAGGCTTTTGGTTGCGCCTATTACATCTGCACTTGATAACCCAACTTTGGCTCTGACTACCTTACTTCCCTCACCAAATTCAAGCACGGCCAGTAGCCTGGGCGAAGTCGCTTCCGGGCCTTCAGTGGCGTCTCCGTCCTTATAAATGGTATACGAAGTGACCGGTTCTGAGAATTTAACCGAAAAATATAGTTGCTGATTATCAGCCCATCCTTTTGACTTTCGATATCCGACCAGTGTGGTATCATTCTCTATTTTCAGGTAAGTATCCACGGGTTTGTCCCAGTTGATCGCAAAGCCCAGATCAATGACAATTTGTGGCTTGCCTGAACCATCAAAAGTGTACTGGTGAAAGCCTGCCCTTTCGGTGGCAGTGAGCTCAACCTTTACATGGTTATCATCCAGGTACACACCATAATAGCCCGGCTCAGCGCTTTCCTTGCTGTGTGAAAAAGCTGACTTGTAATCGTAATCTTTTCTGGTGGCTACAATTTTGTTAATTTGAATTTCCCGCTGCACAGGCATGAAAAGCACATCTGCCAGGTCTCCAATGCCTGTGCCGCTGAGGTGTGTGTGGCTAAAACCCACGATGACGCTGTCCGCATAGTTGTATCCTGAAACCCAGTCCCAGCCATGGGTGCCGTTATCAGGGCTAAGCTGCACCATTCCGAAGGGTACTGTTGCTCCCGGGTAAGTATG
This region of Fulvivirga ulvae genomic DNA includes:
- the nagB gene encoding glucosamine-6-phosphate deaminase, encoding MTQKTTNASQLSGDKNMFEKIPVKVYDDPIDASAAVAQEIAGLIREKDSKGGKCVLGLATGSTPTKVYAELVRLHREEGLSFKNVVTFNLDEYYPITPDSLQSYVRFMNEHLFDHIDIPAANIHIPDGTLPAEEVAAYCVEYENKIASYGGLDLQILGIGRTGHIGFNEPGSTITSKTRLITLDHVTKVDAASDFFGEENVPRKAITMGVGTIMEASRIILMAWGEGKASIIKRAVEGEPSHEVPATFLQNHPNVLAVLDTAAGDELVRIGQPWMVSDCTWTAELQRKAVINLCAKVDKPILKLTDRDYNDNGLSDLVANFGPAYDINIRIFNELQHTITGWPGGKPHVDDSHRPERAEPAKKRVLIFSPHPDDDVISMGGTLIRLHDQGHEVHVAYQTSGNIAVFDDDVIRFADFVSDYHQSFGFVKENADRMFEQVVTQIRDKGPGETDSKEVQNIKGLIRRGEAKAACRYIGLPEEHIHFLDMPFYETGLVKKKPLGEEDVNIIVDLITKIKPHQIYAAGDLSDPHGTHRVCLDAIFRALNILKKESWMKDCWVWLYRGAWQEWDIHQIEMAVPLSPGELLKKRRAIFKHQSQKDRPLFPGADSREFWQRAEQRNRETAHEYDRLGLPEYEAIEAFKRYFY
- a CDS encoding GH92 family glycosyl hydrolase, which encodes MLNSKLKIFKRKSKLWIWLSLVILVVTACSKPVEQTANETVEEIRYTQYVDPFIGTAAHGHTYPGATVPFGMVQLSPDNGTHGWDWVSGYNYADSVIVGFSHTHLSGTGIGDLADVLFMPVQREIQINKIVATRKDYDYKSAFSHSKESAEPGYYGVYLDDNHVKVELTATERAGFHQYTFDGSGKPQIVIDLGFAINWDKPVDTYLKIENDTTLVGYRKSKGWADNQQLYFSVKFSEPVTSYTIYKDGDATEGPEATSPRLLAVLEFGEGSKVVRAKVGLSSADVIGATKSLSEIDHWDFQRTRKEASDKWEAELSKIQVQSEDKDALETFYTALYHTSLAPVLYSDLKGKYKGADGELHQVEDYTKYSIFSLWDTFRAAHPLFTITQPERVNDFINSMLSHYDEYGLLPVWELTGNETNTMTGYHAIPVITDAWLKGFSGFNKAKAYEAMKKSAMQDIRGVNFYKEYGYIPANFENESVTKNLEYAYDDWCIAQIAKLMDKQEDYEYFMKRSQSYRHLYDSTTKFMRGKLADGTWKEPFDPKYSSHRVDAEYTEGNAWQHSWFVPHDVEGLISLMGGEQPFVKMLDSLFSESSEIHGENISADISGLIGQYAHGNEPSHHIAYLYNFAGQPWKTQETVQKITGELYSNEPAGLCGNEDCGQMSAWYVFSSLGFYPVNPANSMYVIGTPMFEKVAINLPDDKQFEIIAEGLGGKNTYVQTVELNGQPLERSYIKHGELMGGGTLKFVMGPEINRKWAVESKNYPYSGLEKDLKNDTENH